One genomic segment of Chitinophaga sancti includes these proteins:
- a CDS encoding beta-L-arabinofuranosidase domain-containing protein, producing MKIPAIFSLLLPVAFCSAQSFSPMKDNGKMKVKPVVKLQAYTFPLEDVSIAAGPFKQAMEADERFLLVIEPDRLLSDFRVHAGLKAKGERYGGWENSGLAGHTLGHYLSACAMEYAATGDKRFLDKVNYIVQELDECQQARKTGYLGAIPGEDSVWAQVAAGKIKSRGFDLNGGWSPWYTVHKIMAGLLDAYLYCNNNTALIVEKKMADWTSKEINHLPDSLIQKMLLCEYGGMNEVLVNTYTLTKEKKYLDLSYKFHDVRILDSLAAQLDVLPGKHSNTQIPKVLGCIRRYEMTGKKKDSVIAGFFWNTVTQHHSYAPGGNSNYEYLGPADKLNDYLTDNTMETCNSYNMLKLTRHLFSLQPDAHFMDFYERTLYNHILASQNHADGMMCYFVPLRMGTRKEFSDTFNTFTCCVGSGMENHVKYGESIYFQGADGSLYVNLFIPSRLQWKEKNVVIEQSTSLPADDKVELTINTKEPSTFAVRIRKPRWVQPGWQIAVNGETDKGVTVGKDGYITVKRSWKNGDKITLQLPMNVYKESMPDNPDRIALFYGPVVLAGVLGNTEPDPVTGIPVLVTADNDPNNWVKSDEPLVFHTAQTGQPKDLTLVPFNTISKEYYSVYWDAFTPQTWAVQQEKYEGEKKRLQQIEAKTVDMLRVGEMQPERDHNFGGEKTLNGEEHGRKWRATEEDGYLAFTMKTDPAATNSLLCNYWGMDNRYRKFDILVDGVKVATEDLNQYKASKFYEIVYPIPLELTKGKKQVTVTMKAGPHNSTGPVYGTIRMMRD from the coding sequence ATGAAAATACCCGCTATATTCTCCTTGTTGCTACCGGTAGCTTTTTGCTCCGCACAGTCTTTCTCTCCCATGAAAGACAACGGTAAGATGAAGGTGAAACCTGTTGTAAAACTACAGGCCTATACGTTTCCGCTGGAAGACGTGAGCATTGCCGCAGGCCCCTTTAAACAGGCCATGGAGGCAGATGAACGCTTTTTGCTGGTAATAGAGCCTGACCGGCTGTTGTCCGACTTTCGGGTACATGCAGGATTGAAAGCAAAAGGAGAACGATATGGTGGCTGGGAAAATTCCGGGTTGGCAGGACATACCTTAGGGCATTATCTCTCTGCCTGTGCCATGGAATATGCTGCCACCGGCGACAAGCGTTTTCTCGACAAAGTAAATTATATCGTACAGGAACTGGACGAATGTCAACAAGCCCGCAAAACAGGCTACCTGGGTGCCATACCGGGGGAAGACTCCGTATGGGCACAGGTAGCTGCCGGCAAAATCAAAAGCCGTGGTTTTGATCTGAATGGTGGCTGGTCTCCCTGGTACACCGTACATAAGATCATGGCCGGTCTGCTGGATGCCTACCTCTATTGCAATAACAATACAGCACTCATTGTAGAAAAGAAAATGGCTGACTGGACTTCAAAGGAGATCAATCACCTGCCGGATTCCCTGATCCAGAAAATGCTGCTTTGCGAATACGGTGGTATGAATGAAGTATTGGTGAATACGTACACGCTCACGAAAGAAAAGAAATACCTGGACCTTTCGTACAAGTTCCACGATGTACGCATTCTCGATTCACTTGCGGCACAACTGGATGTATTGCCCGGAAAGCATTCCAATACACAGATACCAAAGGTACTCGGTTGTATTCGTCGCTATGAAATGACGGGTAAAAAGAAAGACAGTGTGATCGCAGGTTTTTTCTGGAACACGGTGACACAGCATCACAGCTATGCACCTGGTGGTAACAGTAACTACGAATACCTGGGCCCTGCGGATAAGCTGAACGACTATCTTACGGACAATACGATGGAGACCTGCAACAGCTACAATATGCTGAAACTAACCCGTCACCTCTTCTCCCTCCAACCGGATGCACATTTCATGGACTTTTATGAAAGAACCTTATACAATCATATTCTTGCATCACAGAATCATGCGGATGGAATGATGTGTTACTTTGTTCCTTTGCGGATGGGTACCCGTAAGGAATTCAGTGATACATTCAACACCTTTACCTGCTGTGTAGGAAGTGGAATGGAAAACCATGTGAAGTATGGCGAGAGCATTTACTTTCAGGGAGCCGATGGTAGTTTGTATGTGAACCTCTTCATCCCTTCACGCCTGCAATGGAAAGAGAAGAATGTAGTTATAGAACAATCTACTTCACTGCCTGCAGATGATAAGGTAGAATTGACGATCAATACAAAAGAACCATCCACATTTGCCGTGCGCATCCGCAAACCCCGCTGGGTTCAACCGGGTTGGCAGATTGCAGTGAATGGAGAAACGGATAAAGGCGTAACAGTGGGCAAAGATGGTTACATCACCGTAAAACGTAGCTGGAAAAACGGGGATAAGATCACGTTGCAATTGCCCATGAACGTGTACAAAGAAAGTATGCCGGACAATCCTGACAGGATCGCCCTGTTCTACGGCCCTGTTGTTTTAGCAGGTGTATTGGGCAATACAGAACCCGACCCGGTGACGGGTATTCCTGTACTCGTCACTGCAGACAACGATCCGAATAACTGGGTGAAAAGCGATGAGCCACTGGTATTTCACACTGCGCAAACCGGTCAGCCAAAAGACCTGACACTGGTGCCATTCAATACCATTTCAAAAGAATATTACAGCGTATACTGGGATGCTTTCACCCCACAAACCTGGGCAGTGCAACAGGAGAAATATGAGGGTGAAAAGAAACGCCTGCAACAGATAGAAGCAAAGACAGTAGACATGTTGAGAGTAGGGGAGATGCAGCCGGAAAGAGACCACAACTTTGGTGGTGAGAAGACACTGAATGGCGAAGAACATGGACGTAAATGGAGAGCGACAGAAGAAGATGGTTACCTGGCTTTCACAATGAAAACAGATCCTGCAGCCACTAATAGTTTACTATGCAATTACTGGGGAATGGATAACCGTTACCGCAAATTTGATATCCTGGTAGATGGGGTGAAGGTGGCGACAGAAGATCTGAACCAGTACAAGGCGAGTAAGTTCTACGAAATTGTATATCCGATACCGTTGGAGTTAACAAAGGGCAAAAAACAGGTAACTGTTACAATGAAAGCAGGCCCGCACAATAGTACGGGCCCGGTATATGGTACGATCAGAATGATGAGGGATTGA
- a CDS encoding TonB-dependent receptor domain-containing protein, giving the protein MRKIFSGYYNLFKKLFTLKMRLTSFLILFSSVISFAATGSGQSMHEVKVSLQVDNRPIKEVLALIEKQSAFVIGYNQDNIPDSSRISYHGNNKSVSDVLKDILNIYPVVARQVNEKYIVLNKVSYSEKYLLMQQITITGKVSDKTTGEMLPGVSIAIKGTSSGTATGVDGQFSLRFPQDQEQITLVIYSLGYKKIEINLTRDQAAAPLNFQLETDRMGLDEVVVTGQGQDISKRRLSSNIVSIGAKELDQAPSGRIDQILQSRLPNAQIRLTGGQAGATSIIRARGVNSAFVNSTPIIYVDGVRMDNLNTASKLGGGSATGAAVSSIADIPMDNIEKIEYINGGAATTMYGSDAANGVIQIFTKKGGSDRTDVTAETQMGVETPTADFLHFKRTKDLLFQNGFYQKQHLAINGGKDNFGYSFSGNYMNSQGVQIYDQNRNKRIDFSSGFRAALGKKVTYESSFTYINNNYKRNRNGNQGGYTGLWFAESGASAITGPKFSPVIDTLSAASYAKMKAYVDEAEQLQNNSIKVNRFQTSQVFKYSPLKNLVFKATGGIDYRVMRNQVITTNQYLSVTTNTKVVDQGSVSNTDRKYMGITLELNGQYQAKWRDFSFVTTAGGQYFRNEDQQIQYIGSNIRDGAQIITGAATKTSDEYYLEVVNYGMYLQENVGFKNKLFLDMGVRGDGNPAFGKNIGVQYYPKVGLSYIPVAEPWFDGVSKVISSAKLRGSFGVAGNLPTAFANQRTIAFSGYQNEQAAYFGQPGNDNLKPEKTQTTEGALDLGFVHDRILVSAGYYHSLTKNALFYVPATPSSGQSQSQLYNVGKILNRGFEFNFVVVPIETRNTSLRLNASVNTLYNKVQSSGGVAAFNINGFSARTIQTVVQEGYAIGYLRGNKGVFAADGTLASTTAQQYLGTTIPNLFGSMGLNFRFKDLEVFANADYQKGAYANSFDRQFRFYYSASNEGIPQAEITKNGRTNWLNFTNRFVEKTDFIKVRTIGMSYTLKGSKLNNRVRSVVIGFMALNPLNFSASSFDPETTISGAAQGQGGATTGGISYATYSSPRQWLGSLKLNF; this is encoded by the coding sequence ATGCGAAAAATTTTCTCAGGTTATTATAACCTGTTTAAAAAGCTATTTACCCTGAAAATGAGACTAACGAGCTTTCTGATACTTTTTTCTTCGGTCATTTCCTTTGCAGCCACCGGCTCAGGCCAGTCTATGCACGAAGTGAAGGTAAGCCTCCAGGTCGATAACAGACCTATTAAGGAAGTGCTGGCCCTTATCGAAAAGCAATCTGCTTTTGTGATCGGGTACAACCAGGACAATATTCCCGATAGTAGCAGGATCAGCTACCACGGGAATAATAAGTCGGTGAGCGATGTGCTCAAAGACATCCTCAATATTTACCCGGTGGTAGCCCGCCAGGTAAATGAGAAATATATCGTGCTGAACAAGGTATCTTATTCGGAAAAATACCTGCTCATGCAACAGATCACCATCACTGGTAAAGTGAGTGATAAAACCACCGGCGAAATGCTGCCGGGCGTGAGCATTGCCATAAAAGGTACTTCTTCAGGAACCGCTACCGGTGTGGATGGTCAATTCTCCCTGCGTTTTCCGCAGGATCAGGAGCAGATCACTTTGGTGATCTATTCCCTTGGGTACAAGAAAATTGAAATCAACCTGACCCGCGACCAGGCCGCTGCCCCGCTTAACTTCCAGCTGGAAACCGACCGTATGGGGCTGGATGAAGTAGTGGTGACCGGTCAGGGACAGGATATCTCCAAAAGAAGACTCTCGTCAAACATCGTATCTATTGGTGCGAAGGAGCTGGATCAGGCACCTTCGGGTAGAATTGATCAGATCCTTCAGTCACGTCTGCCAAATGCCCAGATCCGCCTTACAGGTGGTCAGGCAGGTGCTACCTCCATCATCCGTGCAAGAGGCGTAAATTCCGCTTTTGTAAACTCTACACCTATCATCTATGTGGATGGTGTGAGAATGGATAACCTGAATACTGCTTCCAAGCTCGGTGGTGGTTCTGCTACCGGTGCTGCCGTGAGCTCTATCGCAGATATTCCTATGGACAATATTGAAAAGATCGAGTACATCAATGGTGGTGCTGCTACAACGATGTATGGTTCGGATGCAGCAAACGGGGTGATCCAGATCTTTACAAAAAAAGGCGGTTCTGACAGAACGGACGTAACTGCCGAAACACAGATGGGGGTTGAAACGCCTACCGCCGATTTCCTGCACTTCAAACGTACCAAAGATCTGCTGTTCCAGAATGGTTTTTATCAGAAACAACACCTCGCGATCAATGGTGGTAAGGACAACTTTGGGTACAGTTTTTCCGGCAACTATATGAATAGCCAGGGAGTACAGATCTATGACCAGAACAGGAACAAACGTATAGATTTCTCCAGCGGTTTCCGGGCCGCGCTGGGTAAGAAAGTCACTTACGAAAGCAGCTTTACCTATATCAATAATAACTACAAACGTAACAGGAATGGTAACCAGGGTGGCTATACCGGATTATGGTTTGCAGAGAGTGGTGCAAGCGCCATCACCGGTCCGAAGTTCAGTCCTGTGATCGATACATTGTCTGCCGCTTCCTATGCGAAGATGAAAGCATATGTAGACGAAGCAGAACAATTGCAGAACAATAGTATTAAGGTAAACCGTTTCCAGACTTCACAGGTATTTAAATATTCTCCCCTTAAGAACCTCGTGTTCAAAGCAACGGGTGGTATTGATTATCGTGTGATGCGCAATCAGGTGATCACAACGAACCAATACCTGTCTGTTACCACGAATACAAAAGTGGTAGATCAGGGTAGCGTGAGCAATACGGACAGAAAGTACATGGGGATCACCCTGGAACTGAATGGCCAGTACCAGGCTAAGTGGAGAGACTTCTCATTTGTAACCACTGCCGGTGGCCAGTACTTCCGCAACGAAGATCAGCAGATCCAATACATAGGTAGTAATATCCGTGATGGTGCACAGATCATAACCGGTGCCGCTACCAAGACCAGCGATGAATATTATTTAGAGGTGGTGAACTACGGTATGTACCTGCAGGAGAATGTGGGCTTTAAAAATAAACTCTTCCTCGATATGGGTGTAAGAGGTGATGGGAATCCTGCATTTGGTAAAAACATTGGTGTGCAATATTATCCCAAAGTAGGATTGTCCTATATACCTGTTGCGGAACCCTGGTTCGACGGCGTCTCCAAAGTGATCTCTTCTGCGAAACTAAGGGGAAGCTTTGGGGTAGCCGGGAACCTGCCGACTGCTTTTGCCAATCAGCGTACCATTGCTTTCAGTGGTTATCAGAATGAGCAGGCAGCGTATTTTGGTCAGCCGGGTAATGATAACCTGAAGCCTGAAAAGACACAGACCACAGAAGGTGCTTTGGACCTGGGTTTTGTACATGACCGGATCTTAGTGTCCGCAGGTTATTATCATTCATTGACAAAAAATGCCCTGTTTTATGTGCCTGCTACGCCTTCGAGCGGACAGTCACAATCTCAGCTCTACAACGTAGGTAAGATACTGAACCGTGGTTTTGAATTCAACTTTGTGGTAGTACCTATTGAGACCAGGAATACTTCCCTCCGCCTGAATGCATCTGTGAATACCCTGTATAATAAGGTGCAAAGCAGCGGTGGTGTAGCCGCATTTAATATCAACGGTTTTAGTGCCAGAACGATTCAGACGGTGGTACAGGAAGGGTATGCCATTGGTTACCTGAGAGGGAATAAAGGTGTATTTGCAGCAGATGGTACACTCGCTTCTACGACCGCACAGCAGTACCTGGGCACGACTATTCCTAACCTGTTTGGTAGCATGGGCCTGAACTTCCGCTTTAAAGACCTGGAAGTATTTGCGAATGCAGACTATCAGAAAGGGGCTTATGCAAACTCTTTCGACCGTCAGTTCCGCTTTTATTACAGCGCTTCCAATGAAGGTATTCCACAGGCGGAGATTACAAAGAACGGCCGTACTAACTGGCTGAACTTTACAAACCGCTTTGTAGAAAAGACGGACTTTATCAAAGTAAGGACTATCGGTATGAGCTATACGCTGAAGGGCAGTAAGCTGAATAACAGGGTACGTTCTGTAGTGATTGGCTTTATGGCTTTGAATCCACTGAACTTCAGTGCATCCAGTTTTGATCCTGAAACTACCATCAGTGGTGCAGCACAGGGACAGGGTGGTGCCACTACCGGCGGTATCTCTTATGCCACTTACTCTTCACCACGTCAGTGGCTGGGTTCTTTAAAGTTAAACTTCTAA
- a CDS encoding DUF885 family protein gives MKRLILSMMLGTTMPVWAQQKDISDLLIHYEADRGSLYRFYQIDESPEKNARFKTFNNDYLTQLEAVNFDALTTDGKVDYILFRTKLKENIYHLDEATAQVKTLAPWFPIADKIYAAEKIRRRGGRQDAQALAGTYREMALAIKEKEKQLTNNTDLNIYLLRRGEQVTKGLQEAIHSIQTFYNAYDPLFTWWIPAPYAQLDSALTSYANAWRTKMKQAPGTKDDGSGITGHPIGREELIRQLQTELIPYSPEELIDIANKEFAFCDKEMLKASHEMGFGDDWHKALEKVKNTYVPAGDQPEAIMKLYNESVDFIKGHHLVTIPPLAEETWRMIMMTPERQLVNPFFTGGEELSISYPTNDMEEADKLMSMRGNNPHFSRATVHHELFAGHALQEFMTNRYKTYRHFETPFWIEGWALYWEMLLWDLKFPQSPEDRVGMLFWRMHRCARIIFSLNYHLGKWTPQQCIDFLVDRVGHERANAAGEVRRSFKGDYSPLYQVAYMIGGLQFMALKKELVDSGKMTYQQYHDAIMQNNMLPVEMIRVILENKTITKDFKSNWRFY, from the coding sequence ATGAAAAGACTCATTCTCTCGATGATGCTGGGGACTACCATGCCCGTATGGGCACAACAAAAGGATATCAGCGATCTGCTCATTCATTACGAAGCAGACAGGGGCAGCTTATACCGCTTTTACCAGATCGATGAATCACCCGAAAAAAATGCCCGCTTTAAAACATTCAACAACGACTACCTGACCCAACTGGAAGCGGTCAACTTCGATGCGCTCACCACAGATGGCAAAGTCGACTACATCCTCTTCCGCACAAAACTCAAAGAGAACATCTACCACCTGGACGAAGCCACTGCACAGGTAAAAACATTGGCACCCTGGTTTCCTATAGCTGACAAAATTTACGCTGCTGAAAAGATCAGAAGAAGAGGTGGCAGGCAGGATGCGCAGGCATTGGCAGGCACCTACAGAGAAATGGCCCTCGCCATCAAAGAAAAAGAAAAACAGTTAACCAATAATACAGACCTCAACATCTACCTGCTGCGCAGAGGCGAGCAGGTAACCAAAGGTCTGCAGGAAGCGATCCATAGCATTCAAACCTTTTACAATGCTTATGATCCCCTGTTCACCTGGTGGATACCTGCTCCCTATGCACAACTCGACTCCGCATTGACGAGTTATGCCAATGCATGGAGAACGAAGATGAAACAGGCGCCGGGTACTAAAGACGATGGCAGCGGCATTACCGGTCACCCTATTGGCAGAGAAGAACTGATCCGTCAGTTACAAACGGAACTGATCCCGTATTCTCCTGAAGAGCTGATCGATATCGCTAACAAGGAGTTCGCTTTCTGTGACAAAGAAATGCTGAAAGCCAGCCATGAAATGGGCTTTGGCGATGACTGGCACAAAGCACTGGAAAAAGTAAAGAACACTTATGTACCTGCCGGCGATCAACCGGAAGCCATCATGAAACTCTACAACGAATCTGTAGACTTCATCAAAGGCCATCACCTCGTGACCATTCCACCACTGGCAGAAGAAACCTGGCGCATGATCATGATGACGCCTGAACGCCAGCTGGTGAATCCATTCTTTACAGGAGGAGAGGAATTAAGTATTTCCTATCCTACGAACGATATGGAAGAAGCAGATAAACTCATGAGTATGCGAGGCAACAACCCACACTTCTCCCGTGCAACCGTGCACCATGAGCTGTTTGCAGGCCATGCATTACAGGAATTTATGACCAACCGTTATAAGACGTATCGTCACTTTGAAACCCCTTTCTGGATAGAGGGCTGGGCCCTCTACTGGGAAATGCTGCTGTGGGACCTGAAATTTCCGCAGTCACCCGAAGACCGCGTAGGCATGCTCTTCTGGAGAATGCATCGCTGTGCCAGGATTATATTTTCCCTCAACTACCATCTTGGTAAATGGACGCCCCAACAATGTATCGACTTCCTCGTAGACAGGGTAGGGCATGAAAGAGCCAATGCCGCCGGCGAAGTACGCCGTTCTTTCAAAGGTGATTACAGTCCCCTTTACCAGGTTGCGTATATGATCGGTGGTCTGCAATTTATGGCCCTGAAAAAAGAACTGGTAGACAGTGGTAAGATGACTTACCAGCAATACCACGATGCGATTATGCAAAATAATATGTTGCCCGTAGAGATGATCAGGGTGATCCTCGAAAACAAAACGATCACCAAAGATTTCAAATCGAACTGGCGCTTCTATTAA
- a CDS encoding FAD-dependent oxidoreductase, which produces MKIIIIGGGIIGLSSALYLQSAGHNITIVDRTDMLDGCSYGNAGYICPSHFVPLATPGIVWQGLKWMLNSKSPFYIKPSLNSSLVKWGFQFYKSATTSHVEKSAIPLRDIALLSKHLYEEWTKIPGLEFSYEPNGMLELFQREANAYHAEHTIKAAKELGIDAQLIDKATLQQMEPDTEINALGAVYFPGDSQLYPNQLMSSLITYLKSKGVTFEGNSEVTGFTKNGVITSKGNIEADHIIVAAGVWSGELAKLLNLNIPMVGGRGYSVTYENAPWKVRRSVILSEARVAISPMNGNKIRFGGTMEITPVNTPPRMERVQGILESVKRYFPAYDIPLPTQDKVWYGYRPCSADGLPHIGTLKNYPNVTVATGHSMLGISLGAATGKLVSEIINGDQLSMDITPFKVDRF; this is translated from the coding sequence ATGAAGATTATCATCATAGGCGGCGGCATCATCGGATTATCCAGTGCACTTTATCTGCAATCCGCCGGACACAATATCACTATCGTAGATCGTACAGACATGCTCGACGGCTGCTCTTATGGCAATGCCGGTTATATCTGTCCCAGCCATTTCGTACCCCTCGCTACACCCGGTATCGTATGGCAGGGGCTCAAATGGATGCTCAATTCAAAAAGCCCGTTTTACATCAAGCCATCTTTAAATAGCTCACTCGTAAAATGGGGATTTCAGTTTTACAAAAGCGCTACTACATCTCATGTTGAGAAATCCGCCATCCCTTTAAGAGACATCGCTTTACTCAGCAAACATCTCTATGAAGAATGGACAAAGATACCCGGCCTGGAATTCAGCTATGAACCTAACGGCATGCTGGAACTCTTCCAGCGCGAAGCCAACGCGTACCATGCCGAACACACCATCAAAGCTGCTAAAGAACTGGGCATCGATGCACAACTCATAGACAAAGCAACGTTACAACAAATGGAACCCGATACGGAAATCAACGCCCTCGGTGCGGTATATTTCCCCGGTGATTCCCAGCTCTATCCAAACCAGCTGATGTCCAGCCTGATCACCTACCTGAAAAGTAAAGGTGTAACATTCGAAGGTAACAGTGAAGTGACAGGGTTTACCAAAAACGGCGTTATCACCAGCAAAGGCAATATAGAAGCTGACCATATCATTGTCGCTGCCGGTGTATGGAGTGGGGAATTAGCAAAGCTATTAAACCTGAATATCCCCATGGTAGGTGGCCGTGGCTACTCCGTTACCTACGAAAACGCGCCGTGGAAAGTAAGAAGATCCGTGATCCTCAGCGAAGCCCGCGTAGCTATTTCCCCGATGAATGGCAATAAGATCCGTTTTGGTGGTACCATGGAAATCACCCCTGTAAACACGCCTCCCCGTATGGAAAGAGTACAGGGTATTCTCGAATCAGTGAAAAGATATTTCCCTGCTTACGACATTCCATTACCCACGCAGGATAAAGTATGGTATGGCTATCGCCCTTGCAGCGCAGATGGTCTGCCACATATCGGTACATTGAAAAACTATCCGAATGTCACCGTGGCCACCGGTCACTCCATGCTGGGTATCAGCCTGGGTGCCGCCACTGGTAAGCTTGTGAGCGAAATCATCAACGGCGATCAGTTATCCATGGATATTACACCGTTCAAGGTAGACCGATTCTAA
- a CDS encoding ectonucleotide pyrophosphatase/phosphodiesterase, producing the protein MKKFILSIAIFLCGHQLVAQQVKYVVLVSVDGFRPDFYMDASWPAPNMQQMMHNGVYAEGVRGIFPTVTYPSHTTLITGVMPAKHGIVYNTPFDPKGLNGTWFKYANQIKAQTLWQAAHKAGLKTAAVSWPVTVGADIDYNIPETWLEKMPGDRRMATSQDATPKGLFEEIQANATGQLEANDMDLHYLSMNENLGRMTAYLIRRYKPNLIAVHLPNTDEFEHMEGREGPGVRKAVAAADRAIGDIIEALQKAGIKDSAALIITGDHGFVDTHSSLAPNVWLAQAGLQGTTADRGNWKATFHASGGSAFLHLKDPKDTKTLEQVKTILAGLPPTQQKLFRVIDKATIDRMEADPEALLALTGEQGISFNNNADGPLLKPAKGGAHGYFPDFKEIRTGFVAGGAGLGSGVVLPEIGLEDVAPLVAKLLGIDLKEAEGLVYPGALKK; encoded by the coding sequence ATGAAGAAGTTTATATTATCCATAGCAATATTTCTTTGCGGTCATCAGCTGGTGGCGCAGCAGGTAAAGTACGTGGTACTGGTGAGTGTGGATGGCTTTCGTCCTGATTTTTACATGGACGCTTCATGGCCGGCACCTAATATGCAGCAGATGATGCACAACGGTGTGTATGCAGAAGGCGTGAGAGGAATTTTTCCGACTGTCACTTATCCTTCGCATACCACATTGATCACCGGTGTGATGCCTGCCAAACATGGTATTGTATACAATACGCCTTTTGATCCAAAAGGACTGAATGGAACCTGGTTTAAGTATGCGAACCAGATCAAGGCACAGACCCTCTGGCAGGCTGCGCACAAAGCAGGGTTAAAGACGGCTGCCGTGTCATGGCCGGTAACTGTAGGTGCAGATATCGATTATAATATTCCTGAAACCTGGTTAGAAAAAATGCCGGGCGACAGAAGAATGGCGACGAGTCAGGATGCCACACCAAAAGGATTGTTCGAAGAGATTCAGGCAAATGCAACCGGGCAGCTGGAAGCAAATGATATGGACCTGCACTACCTGAGTATGAATGAAAACCTGGGGAGAATGACGGCTTACCTGATCCGTAGATATAAGCCGAACCTGATAGCCGTTCATTTGCCAAATACAGATGAATTTGAGCATATGGAAGGTCGTGAAGGCCCCGGTGTGCGCAAAGCAGTTGCGGCAGCAGACAGGGCTATTGGCGATATTATCGAGGCATTGCAAAAGGCAGGTATTAAGGATAGTGCGGCCCTGATCATTACAGGTGATCATGGTTTTGTAGATACCCATTCCAGTCTGGCACCGAATGTATGGCTGGCACAGGCTGGTTTGCAGGGTACTACTGCCGATCGTGGCAACTGGAAGGCCACCTTTCATGCCAGTGGAGGATCGGCTTTTTTACACCTGAAAGATCCAAAGGATACAAAAACACTGGAACAGGTGAAAACAATCCTGGCAGGGTTGCCGCCTACACAGCAGAAATTGTTCAGGGTGATCGACAAAGCTACCATCGATAGAATGGAGGCAGATCCGGAAGCCTTACTGGCATTGACAGGGGAGCAGGGGATCAGTTTCAATAACAATGCAGACGGGCCTTTGCTGAAGCCGGCGAAAGGGGGGGCACATGGTTACTTCCCTGATTTTAAAGAGATCAGAACCGGTTTTGTGGCAGGTGGAGCTGGTTTGGGTAGTGGAGTGGTATTGCCGGAGATTGGGTTGGAGGATGTGGCACCACTGGTGGCAAAGTTGTTAGGGATTGATTTAAAGGAGGCAGAGGGATTGGTATATCCCGGCGCCCTGAAGAAATAA
- a CDS encoding 4-hydroxyproline epimerase gives MKKTFFCIDAHTCGNPVRLVAGGGPVLHGATMSDKRNHFLQEYDWIRKGLMFEPRGHDMMSGSILYPPHDPSNDVAVLFIETSGCLPMCGHGTIGTITIAIEEGLITPKIPGIVRMEAPAGLVIIEYKQEGNKVKSVKLTNVASYLAATDLVVECPDLGPLKVDVSYGGNYYAIVDVQENFPGLEHYTASRLISWARELRTRINEKYTFVHPDNPHINGCSHVLWTGSVLDPASTARNAVFYGDKAIDRSPCGTGTSARMAQWYAKGKLKKGDAFVHESIIGSKFIGTIEEETTVGGMPAIRPGIEGWARIYGYNTISIDPEDDPYAYGFTVL, from the coding sequence GTGAAGAAAACATTTTTTTGTATCGATGCCCACACCTGTGGCAATCCTGTGCGGCTGGTAGCTGGTGGAGGACCTGTACTCCATGGCGCCACTATGAGTGATAAGCGCAACCATTTTTTACAGGAATACGACTGGATCCGCAAAGGACTGATGTTCGAACCGCGCGGACACGACATGATGAGCGGCAGTATCCTGTATCCACCACATGACCCGTCGAACGACGTGGCGGTTTTATTTATCGAAACCAGTGGTTGTCTGCCTATGTGCGGGCATGGTACGATCGGTACAATTACCATTGCGATTGAAGAAGGGCTCATTACTCCTAAGATTCCCGGTATAGTACGCATGGAAGCGCCCGCTGGCCTGGTCATCATCGAATACAAACAGGAAGGCAATAAAGTAAAGAGTGTCAAACTGACCAATGTTGCTTCTTATCTGGCGGCTACCGATCTGGTAGTGGAATGCCCTGATCTGGGCCCACTGAAAGTAGATGTTTCTTATGGAGGGAATTACTATGCTATCGTAGATGTGCAGGAAAACTTCCCGGGGCTGGAACATTATACGGCTTCCCGGTTGATTAGCTGGGCACGTGAATTAAGAACCCGTATTAATGAGAAATACACTTTCGTACATCCTGATAATCCTCACATCAACGGTTGCTCACATGTACTCTGGACGGGTAGTGTGCTGGATCCGGCTTCTACAGCACGGAATGCTGTTTTCTATGGTGATAAGGCGATTGACCGTTCCCCCTGTGGTACCGGTACCTCAGCACGCATGGCACAGTGGTATGCAAAAGGGAAACTGAAGAAGGGAGATGCTTTTGTTCATGAGAGCATCATCGGTTCTAAGTTTATTGGTACTATAGAAGAGGAAACGACGGTAGGGGGTATGCCTGCGATCAGACCAGGTATTGAGGGATGGGCAAGGATTTATGGATATAATACGATATCAATAGATCCGGAGGATGATCCGTATGCATATGGGTTCACCGTATTGTAA